One window from the genome of Lentimicrobium sp. L6 encodes:
- a CDS encoding SAM-dependent methyltransferase translates to MKNSEQSIRVEKKASHTALMASIYRFLATKDKRSDSVGCDNLARVFLPPKAKFFLSFGFFRNIFINKLHDKVPGSYEYITARTKFFDEIFVQSLKENIPQIVILGAGYDTRAIRFQNLLHDTQIYELDVPTTQNEKLSFLRNAEIESPKELTYAPINFDKDYLWEVLCDAGYTPAKKTLFIWEGVTMYIEEYAVKEILDVVQLKSRAGNTIAFDYFYKSVIDGTSNSYGADKLSESASNLGEKFKFGIEEGKAEAFLEENGLSLSRHYTPEEFEKEYLFDKEGKFFGKMYGFAGHVVAKVNKQ, encoded by the coding sequence ATGAAAAATTCAGAACAAAGTATCCGTGTCGAGAAGAAAGCATCACATACTGCATTAATGGCCTCAATTTACAGATTTCTTGCTACAAAGGATAAAAGGAGTGATTCTGTAGGATGTGACAATCTGGCTCGGGTATTCTTGCCCCCTAAAGCAAAGTTTTTTCTATCGTTTGGGTTTTTTAGAAATATTTTCATTAATAAGCTGCATGATAAAGTGCCTGGTTCTTACGAATATATTACCGCAAGAACCAAATTCTTTGATGAAATATTTGTTCAATCGCTAAAAGAAAACATACCTCAAATTGTTATTCTTGGAGCTGGTTATGATACACGAGCAATCAGGTTCCAAAATTTATTGCATGACACACAAATATATGAATTGGATGTGCCCACAACTCAAAACGAAAAGCTATCCTTTTTAAGAAATGCTGAAATTGAATCTCCAAAAGAGCTTACGTATGCTCCAATAAATTTTGATAAAGATTATTTATGGGAGGTTCTTTGCGATGCGGGATATACCCCTGCAAAAAAGACCTTGTTCATATGGGAGGGAGTGACTATGTATATTGAAGAATACGCGGTAAAGGAAATCTTAGACGTTGTACAACTAAAATCAAGAGCAGGGAATACAATAGCATTTGACTATTTTTATAAGTCCGTTATTGATGGTACAAGCAATTCATATGGTGCTGATAAACTTAGTGAATCGGCAAGTAATTTAGGTGAGAAATTCAAGTTTGGTATTGAAGAAGGAAAAGCGGAGGCCTTTCTTGAAGAAAATGGCTTATCCCTATCAAGACATTATACACCTGAAGAATTTGAAAAAGAATATCTATTCGACAAGGAAGGAAAGTTTTTTGGGAAAATGTATGGATTCGCAGGCCACGTTGTGGCAAAAGTTAACAAGCAATAA